From Nitrospira sp.:
GGGCCCGTATTATCGAGACCTCTCCGAAAATAATCGCACCAGACAGGTTCTGCTTGAGCCGGCTCGCGGGTTGATCTTTGACCGGAACGGCATCCTCCTCGCCAATAATGTATCAAGTTTCAGTGTCTATGTGACGCTGGAAGATGTGGACGATCGTGAGGTCTTGATTCAACAGCTCAGTGAACTCCTGGGTTTGGACCCCGCGCTCGTGAGAAAAAAATTAGCGATCAAAGGCAGTAAATTGCTCCCTCGCAAGATCAAAGACCGCATGACTTTGCGCGATGCCACGCTCGTTGAGTCTCGCCGGCTCGACATGCCCGGCGTCATGATCCAGGTGGAGTCCCAACGCAACTATCCCGGCGGACTGATTGCCTCGCACCTGTTGGGCTATGTGGGGGAAATTTCAGCAGATCAACTTGAGAAACCAGAATCTGACGATCTCCACCAAGGCAGCATTGTGGGACAGTACGGCATTGAGAAGTCGTATGATCGGCATATGCGGGGAATGGCCGGGCAGAAAAATGTGGAAGTCGACGCGCTGGGTCACGAGAAGAAGTCGTCAGTCGTTGAAAAACCGCAGGCAGGGAACGACCTCTATCTGACGATCGACGCGCGTCTCCAGAAGTTGGCCGAAGATTTGCTCGGTGAGGAGCAGGGCGCCATTGTCGCGCTCGATCCGAACAACGGGGACATTCTCGCCATGGCCAGTCGGCCCGCCTTTGATCCCAACGTCCTGTCAAGGGAGCTCACCGCGAAACAGTGGGTTCAAATCGTGCAAGACGAAGGGCGCCCGCTGAATAATCGTGCCTCACAAGGCCAGTATCCTCCGGGCTCCACCTTCAAGATTCCAATGGCTGTCGCTGCCCTAGAAACCAAGACCATGTCGCCATCCAGTACTGTTCATTGCACCGGCGGGTATCAGTTCGGTAGACGACTGTACCGAGATTGGAAAGCCGGTGGGCATGGGTATGTCGATCTCCATGAGGCGTTGGTCCATTCCTGCGACGTCTACTTCTACTCGATCGGTCAGCGCATGGGTATCGATGTGATGGCAGAGTTTGGAAAGGATTTTGGGCTTGGGCGGCCGACGGGTGTGGAACTACCGTCGGAACGATCGGGAATCATGCCGACCCCGGCATGGAAACAAAAGGTCAAGCGGGAATCCTGGTTGCCGGGTGAGACCATTTCGGCAGCCATCGGACAGGGATTTGTGACGGTGACACCGTTACAGATGGCCAGTATGATGGCCACCGTCGCCAACGACGGGGTCAACTATCGTCCTCGGCTGGTGCGAGCGGTCATGGATCGAGCGACGGGAAATCTCCAGGAATTGCCGGCCGTTCCTCGTGGGAAAATCAATGCCAAGCCTGAAACGTTCCGCATCATTAAGAGTGCACTGGCTGATGTCGTCACGAAGGGAACCGCGACGAGAGCGAAGTCATCCATTGTGACCATTGGGGGGAAGACAGGGACGGCCCAAGTGGCTGCGCTTCGAACTGGCCCCGAAGAAAGCATTCCCAAAAAGTTTCGTGATCATGCGTGGTTCGTGGCCTTTGCACCGGTGGAATCACCCAAGATTGCGGTAGTGGTACTCGCTGAACATATGGGACATGGGGGGGCTGCGGCAGCGCCTCTCGCCAAAGAACTCATTGAAGCGTATATGAACCTCACCACCCCGACACCGGTCGCCACCTCAGGGCTGTCAGGGATGAGCCCAGATGACGGGAGAGGCATCAAAGACTCATGATCGATCGATTGACCGAGCGTCGTGGCCTCGACGGATTCGACATTCGCTATGTCGGCCTCATGCTGGCTATCCTGGCGATCGGGGTGCTGTCCATTTATAGTGTCACGCAGGGACAGCAGAATGGGAATACCCCCTACTATCTAAAGCAGTTGATGTGGATCGCCTTAGGTACAGCGGCCTTTCTCATCATGTGGGCGGCGGATTATCACGATCTGGCGCGGTTTGCGTATCCAGCCTACGCGTTTATCCTTCTAATGCTGGTCTTCGTCCTGTTTGAAGGACGAACGAGTAAAGGGGCCCAACGATGGATTGCGATGGGTCCTTTCAGTTTTCAACCGTCTGAGTTTGCCAAGCTGATTCTCGTGTTGGTCTTGGCGCATTATTACTCGAAGGCCCCTCGTGTGGGGTGGCTGCAGCGTGTCATTGTTCCGGGACTCTTGGTGTTGCCTGGTCTGCTCCTCATCCTGAAGCAACCGGATCTTGGGAGTGGACTGAGCTTTGTGGCCGTCTACGCAGCTATGCTACTCATGGTCGGGGTTCGCTCTCAAGCCATTGGCTTTATTCTCTTATTCGGGATTATGCTGTTTCCGTTTGCATGGGAAGGGGTATGGGGGTCCTTGCATGATTATCAGCGACAGCGCATTATGGCGTTCGTCGACCCAGGCTATGACCCCGGTGGGAAAGGCTATCATGCTCTCCAATCAAGGATTGCCATCGGATCGGGTGAGCTTCTAGGCAAAGGGCTCTACGGGGGGACGCAGAGTCAACTGAAGTTTTTGCCGGAAGGGCATACCGATTTCGTGTTTGCGGTGTTTGCGGAAGAGTGGGGATTTCTGGGTGTCATGGTTCTCTTGGGGTTATTTGTGGGGTTAATCTGGCTCTCGTTGGAGATTGCGTCCAAAGCAAAAGATCAGCTTGGCGCGTTACTTGCCGCCGGTATCGTGGCCATGCTGTGTTTCTGCGTCGTGGTCAATATCGGCATGACGGCGGGAATGTTTCCGATCGTCGGGATCCCCTTGCCCTTGGTGAGTTATGGTGGAAGCGCCACGATCATGACCATGGCGTCGTTGGGCTTATTGCTGAATGTCAAACGAAAGCGACTGAGCCTGTTTTATTGAATGAAGACCGAACGACCAGACTAATGGGTATCTGTCTTTCGGAGGAGATACTACCGAAAACCCGCGGAACCAGGGGTGGTATGAACTCAGGGCCTGGGCGTACGCTCGCGTCCGGTACCCCTCCCATCACCCGGGGGTTTTCAAAGCAAAGGAGTCAGTATGGGAGTTGAGATTGCGATCACAGCCTCGCGAGAAGAAACTCGCGTGGCGGTCCTCGATGGTGGGGTGGTCACCGATTTATTTGGAGACCGCGCCAAGCACAAGGATTTTGTCGGAAATATTTATAAAGGACGAGTCGCCAAAGTCTTGCCGGGAATGCAAGCCGCGTTTGTGGATATCGGGCTGGAAAAAGCCGCGTTCATGCACGTGTCCGATCTGTTGGCGGACGCGGAACCAGGCGACATGTTAGTTGAGGCCGAGGAAGATGATAAAGATTCGGATATGCTCAGGCCCAAGCGTCAGAGTGCCAAGCCGATCGAACAGCTGCTGAGTGAGGGGCAGGAATTGATGGTGCAAATCTCGAAGGGGCCGATCGGCACCAAGGGATCCCGCGTCACGACGTATGTTTCGCTACCGGGACGCTACCTGGTTTTTATGCCGAACGTCGATCATATCGGCGTGTCGCGGCGTATCCCGCGTGATGAGGAGCGGACCAGGCTGAAGGAAATCATGCGCCGCGTTCGCCGCC
This genomic window contains:
- the rodA gene encoding rod shape-determining protein RodA; translation: MIDRLTERRGLDGFDIRYVGLMLAILAIGVLSIYSVTQGQQNGNTPYYLKQLMWIALGTAAFLIMWAADYHDLARFAYPAYAFILLMLVFVLFEGRTSKGAQRWIAMGPFSFQPSEFAKLILVLVLAHYYSKAPRVGWLQRVIVPGLLVLPGLLLILKQPDLGSGLSFVAVYAAMLLMVGVRSQAIGFILLFGIMLFPFAWEGVWGSLHDYQRQRIMAFVDPGYDPGGKGYHALQSRIAIGSGELLGKGLYGGTQSQLKFLPEGHTDFVFAVFAEEWGFLGVMVLLGLFVGLIWLSLEIASKAKDQLGALLAAGIVAMLCFCVVVNIGMTAGMFPIVGIPLPLVSYGGSATIMTMASLGLLLNVKRKRLSLFY
- the mrdA gene encoding penicillin-binding protein 2 produces the protein MLSTSYPETEFGDLHRRLFALRLGLLLVVGLLGLRLWHLQILEGPYYRDLSENNRTRQVLLEPARGLIFDRNGILLANNVSSFSVYVTLEDVDDREVLIQQLSELLGLDPALVRKKLAIKGSKLLPRKIKDRMTLRDATLVESRRLDMPGVMIQVESQRNYPGGLIASHLLGYVGEISADQLEKPESDDLHQGSIVGQYGIEKSYDRHMRGMAGQKNVEVDALGHEKKSSVVEKPQAGNDLYLTIDARLQKLAEDLLGEEQGAIVALDPNNGDILAMASRPAFDPNVLSRELTAKQWVQIVQDEGRPLNNRASQGQYPPGSTFKIPMAVAALETKTMSPSSTVHCTGGYQFGRRLYRDWKAGGHGYVDLHEALVHSCDVYFYSIGQRMGIDVMAEFGKDFGLGRPTGVELPSERSGIMPTPAWKQKVKRESWLPGETISAAIGQGFVTVTPLQMASMMATVANDGVNYRPRLVRAVMDRATGNLQELPAVPRGKINAKPETFRIIKSALADVVTKGTATRAKSSIVTIGGKTGTAQVAALRTGPEESIPKKFRDHAWFVAFAPVESPKIAVVVLAEHMGHGGAAAAPLAKELIEAYMNLTTPTPVATSGLSGMSPDDGRGIKDS